Proteins encoded together in one Macadamia integrifolia cultivar HAES 741 chromosome 8, SCU_Mint_v3, whole genome shotgun sequence window:
- the LOC122085481 gene encoding F-box protein At5g51380-like isoform X2 gives MPYLQRLKPKKPLNKPSSWPSFWFKDKAHKHVVVKMQLDTLSLSKTPSPLPPLEHTVSAELEKTSPLKSSKVDLTALLTDELLLRIFSKLPDCQRNPNSLVCKRWLNLQGRLVHSVKLLDWDFLISGRLLSRFPNLTDVDLVAACIDSPRSSGILLTHKFLSVHLDSDFWPEFVPEKNLLPPALIDRGLRVLAQGFPNLRKLVLNAATVSGLSSVAEECPTLQELELHRCTDLSLRGISACKNLQILKLIGTVDGFYSSVVSDIGLTFLANGCKRVVKLELSGCEGSYDGIKAIGQCCHMLEELTLCDHRMDGGWMAALSFCGNLKTLRLQSCKRIDPTPGPVEHLGSLPTLERLQLQRCQLRDQQSMKSLMLVCDAVREMVFQDCWGLDNEMFTFASHCRRVKILSLEGCSLLTTDGLESGLEWEREGVKFSSEYDDELSYLMWSI, from the exons atgCCATATTTGCAGAGATTAAAGCCTAAGAAGCCATTAAACAAGCCTTCGAGTTGGCCGAGCTTCTGGTTCAAAGACAAAGCTCACAAGCATGTGGTTGTCAAGATGCAGTTGGATACTCTCAGTCTTAGCAAAACACCatcaccactaccaccactagAACACACAGTCTCAGCAGAGTTGGAGAAGACATCTCCCCTAAAATCTTCTAAGGTTGACCTTACTGCTCTCTTAACCGACGAGCTTCTCCTCCGGATATTCTCCAAGCTTCCTGACTGCCAACGCAACCCTAATTCGCTCGTTTGTAAGCGATGGTTGAATCTCCAAGGTCGCCTGGTTCACTCTGTCAAGTTGCTAGACTGGGATTTCCTTATCTCAGGTCGGCTTCTTTCACGTTTCCCCAACCTCACTGATGTTGATCTTGTTGCTGCCTGTATTGACTCGCCTAGGAGTTCTGGAATTTTGTTGACCCATAAATTTTTATCGGTTCACCTTGATTCTGATTTCTGGCCTGAGTTTGTCCCTGAAAAGAATTTGCTACCACCGGCTTTGATTGATCGAGGGTTACGAGTTCTTGCACAGGGATTCCCTAATTTGCGGAAACTTGTCCTTAATGCTGCTACGGTTAGTGGGTTATCGAGTGTTGCCGAGGAGTGTCCGACTTTGCAGGAATTGGAGCTGCACCGTTGCACGGATCTCTCATTGCGTGGGATTTCCGCTTGCAAGAATCTCCAGATCCTGAAATTGATTGGGACTGTGGACGGTTTCTATAGTTCTGTTGTTTCAGATATCGGTTTAACGTTCTTAGCCAATGGTTGTAAGCGTGTTGTGAAGCTTGAGCTCAGTGGGTGTGAAGGGAGCTACGATGGAATAAAAGCTATTGGCCAATGCTGCCACATGCTGGAGGAGCTCACGCTGTGCGATCACAGGATGGATGGTGGGTGGATGGCGGCCTTGTCATTTTGTGGAAATTTAAAGACTTTGAGGCTTCAGTCGTGCAAGAGGATCGATCCGACACCAGGGCCTGTCGAACATTTGGGGTCTTTGCCGACTCTTGAACGTTTGCAGCTACAGAGGTGCCAACTGCGAGATCAGCAGAGTATGAAGTCATTGATGTTGGTATGTGATGCCGTCAGGGAGATGGTTTTTCAGGATTGTTGGGGTTTGGATAATGAGATGTTCACCTTTGCAAGCCATTGCAG GAGGGTAAAGATTCTATCTTTGGAAGGATGCTCATTGCTAACCACAGATGGTCTAGAGTCG GGACTGGAGTGGGAAAGAGAAGGGGTAAAATTTTCAAGTGAGTATGACGATGAACTCAGCTACCTGATGTGGAGTATCTGA
- the LOC122085481 gene encoding F-box protein At5g51370-like isoform X1 yields the protein MPYLQRLKPKKPLNKPSSWPSFWFKDKAHKHVVVKMQLDTLSLSKTPSPLPPLEHTVSAELEKTSPLKSSKVDLTALLTDELLLRIFSKLPDCQRNPNSLVCKRWLNLQGRLVHSVKLLDWDFLISGRLLSRFPNLTDVDLVAACIDSPRSSGILLTHKFLSVHLDSDFWPEFVPEKNLLPPALIDRGLRVLAQGFPNLRKLVLNAATVSGLSSVAEECPTLQELELHRCTDLSLRGISACKNLQILKLIGTVDGFYSSVVSDIGLTFLANGCKRVVKLELSGCEGSYDGIKAIGQCCHMLEELTLCDHRMDGGWMAALSFCGNLKTLRLQSCKRIDPTPGPVEHLGSLPTLERLQLQRCQLRDQQSMKSLMLVCDAVREMVFQDCWGLDNEMFTFASHCRRVKILSLEGCSLLTTDGLESVILSWKELQRLRVVSCNNIKDSEVTPALSSLFSVLKELKWSPDSQSLLSSGLAGTGVGKRRGKIFK from the exons atgCCATATTTGCAGAGATTAAAGCCTAAGAAGCCATTAAACAAGCCTTCGAGTTGGCCGAGCTTCTGGTTCAAAGACAAAGCTCACAAGCATGTGGTTGTCAAGATGCAGTTGGATACTCTCAGTCTTAGCAAAACACCatcaccactaccaccactagAACACACAGTCTCAGCAGAGTTGGAGAAGACATCTCCCCTAAAATCTTCTAAGGTTGACCTTACTGCTCTCTTAACCGACGAGCTTCTCCTCCGGATATTCTCCAAGCTTCCTGACTGCCAACGCAACCCTAATTCGCTCGTTTGTAAGCGATGGTTGAATCTCCAAGGTCGCCTGGTTCACTCTGTCAAGTTGCTAGACTGGGATTTCCTTATCTCAGGTCGGCTTCTTTCACGTTTCCCCAACCTCACTGATGTTGATCTTGTTGCTGCCTGTATTGACTCGCCTAGGAGTTCTGGAATTTTGTTGACCCATAAATTTTTATCGGTTCACCTTGATTCTGATTTCTGGCCTGAGTTTGTCCCTGAAAAGAATTTGCTACCACCGGCTTTGATTGATCGAGGGTTACGAGTTCTTGCACAGGGATTCCCTAATTTGCGGAAACTTGTCCTTAATGCTGCTACGGTTAGTGGGTTATCGAGTGTTGCCGAGGAGTGTCCGACTTTGCAGGAATTGGAGCTGCACCGTTGCACGGATCTCTCATTGCGTGGGATTTCCGCTTGCAAGAATCTCCAGATCCTGAAATTGATTGGGACTGTGGACGGTTTCTATAGTTCTGTTGTTTCAGATATCGGTTTAACGTTCTTAGCCAATGGTTGTAAGCGTGTTGTGAAGCTTGAGCTCAGTGGGTGTGAAGGGAGCTACGATGGAATAAAAGCTATTGGCCAATGCTGCCACATGCTGGAGGAGCTCACGCTGTGCGATCACAGGATGGATGGTGGGTGGATGGCGGCCTTGTCATTTTGTGGAAATTTAAAGACTTTGAGGCTTCAGTCGTGCAAGAGGATCGATCCGACACCAGGGCCTGTCGAACATTTGGGGTCTTTGCCGACTCTTGAACGTTTGCAGCTACAGAGGTGCCAACTGCGAGATCAGCAGAGTATGAAGTCATTGATGTTGGTATGTGATGCCGTCAGGGAGATGGTTTTTCAGGATTGTTGGGGTTTGGATAATGAGATGTTCACCTTTGCAAGCCATTGCAG GAGGGTAAAGATTCTATCTTTGGAAGGATGCTCATTGCTAACCACAGATGGTCTAGAGTCGGTAATTCTTTCTTGGAAGGAACTTCAAAGGCTTAGAGTAGTTTCATGTAACAATATAAAGGACAGTGAAGTCACTCCTGCACTGTCAAGTTTGTTTTCAGTTCTAAAGGAGTTGAAATGGAGTCCAGATTCCCAGTCTCTTCTTTCATCTGGTCTCGCAGGGACTGGAGTGGGAAAGAGAAGGGGTAAAATTTTCAAGTGA
- the LOC122085485 gene encoding cyclin-U2-1-like: MGSSPTPISPRKLRSDLYSFSYEDDSNTPLVISVLASLLERTIARNERITRKRTWALSKDAPTHIFNCSEVLDMTIQSFLERIFRYTRVGPPVYVVAYVYIDRLCQILSEFQITYRNVQRLLITTIMVASKFVEDRNYRNSYFAKVGGLTRKEMNKLEIDFLFLMGFKLHVNVSVFESYCCHLEREVSLGGGYQIERTLWFMCGGEMKSRQREENDFLDVVHVRRSFPSLYL, encoded by the exons ATGGGTTCATCCCCAACTCCAATTTCTCCTAGAAAGCTTCGGTCTGATCTCTATTCCTTCTCATACGAAGATGATTCAAACACCCCTTTAGTGATTTCAGTTCTGGCTTCCCTCCTTGAAAGAACCATAGCAAGGAATGAGAGGATTACAAGGAAGCGTACATGGGCACTTTCAAAAGATGCTCCGACTCATATTTTCAATTGCTCTGAGGTCTTAGACATGACAATTCAATCCTTTCTTGAGAGAATTTTCCGGTATACTCGAGTTGGGCCGCCGGTATATGTTGTTGCATATGTCTATATTGATCGGTTATGCCAGATTCTTTCTGAGTTCCAAATCACATACAGAAATGTACAGAGGCTCCTTATTACTACCATTATGGTGGCTTCTAAGTTTGTGGAGGACAG GAATTATAGGAATTCTTACTTTGCAAAGGTCGGAGGATTAACAAGGAAAGAGATGAACAAATTAGAgattgattttctcttcttgatgGGTTTTAAGTTACATGTCAATGTGAGTGTGTTTGAGAGTTACTGTTGCCATTTAGAGAGAGAAGTGAGTTTAGGAGGAGGATACCAAATAGAGAGGACTCTATGGTTTATGTGTGGTGGAGAAATGAAATCAAGgcaaagagaggaaaatgacTTCTTGGATGTAGTTCATGTTAGAAGGTCTTTCCCCAGCTTGTACCTTTGA
- the LOC122086827 gene encoding putative expansin-B2, whose translation MLRDQCIKRLLTNIVRLFLAIVSTQVCMIFYRKLDFKKDSFLLVGSFLVNLTHCFNPKLYHFNVSKIQSRWSPAGATWYGSPTGDGSEGGACGYGSVVGQHPFSSMVSAGGSSLFKSGKGCGSCYQVRCTKNAACLGNPVTVVITDECPGCVSESVHFDMSGTAFGSMAKQGQAYQLRNAGRLQIQYQRVQCHYPGVNLAFHVDSGSNNYYFATVIEYQDGDGEIRTVELQQAQRKDEWLPMQQSWGAVWKLNSGSELKPPFSLRATSLESGKTVVAINVIPVGWHPGATYRSVVNFDH comes from the exons ATGCTGAGAGATCAGTGCATAAAAAGGTTGTTGACAAACATTGTCCGTCTTTTCCTCGCCATAGTTTCGACTCAAGTTTGCATGATTTTTTACCGGAAGTTGGACTTCAAAAAGGACTCCTTTCTCTTGGTAGGTTCTTTTCTTGTCAACTTGACCCA TTGCTTTAATCCAAAATTGTATCATTTTAATGTTTCCAAGATTCAGTCCCGTTGGTCACCGGCCGGAGCAACGTGGTATGGAAGTCCCACCGGCGACGGAAGTGAAG GAGGTGCTTGTGGGTATGGAAGCGTTGTAGGGCAACATCCTTTTTCTTCCATGGTATCAGCTGGAGGctcttctttattcaaatcagGCAAAGGTTGTGGGTCTTGCTATCAG GTGAGGTGCACCAAAAATGCAGCGTGTTTGGGGAATCCAGTGACCGTGGTGATCACCGACGAATGCCCGGGTTGTGTATCAGAATCAGTTCACTTTGATATGAGTGGAACTGCATTTGGATCCATGGCCAAGCAAGGCCAAGCTTATCAACTACGAAATGCTGGACGATTGCAGATTCAATATCAAAG GGTGCAGTGTCACTATCCAGGAGTGAATTTGGCCTTCCATGTTGATTCTGGATCCAACAACTACTACTTTGCGACGGTAATAGAATACCAAGACGGCGACGGCGAAATCCGTACCGTTGAACTCCAGCAAGCGCAGCGCAAAGATGAGTGGCTTCCCATGCAACAATCTTGGGGTGCAGTGTGGAAGCTTAACTCAGGGTCTGAGTTGAAACCTCCTTTCTCTCTCAGGGCTACGTCACTGGAATCCGGCAAGACGGTTGTGGCAATCAATGTGATCCCGGTAGGGTGGCACCCCGGTGCAACATATCGATCGGTTGTCAACTTTGATCACTGA
- the LOC122085803 gene encoding WAT1-related protein At5g47470-like isoform X1 — protein sequence MFRLSRGEFLEEFTIIAGLVIVQGVYGFYAVFTSYIMSIGIGSLFLIIYGSFATFIILLPLSIFFERENWPKKFTLKIIVQLLLISLGGVMFQGLMLMGIKRTSPTVAAAMPNLAPGFIFLIAWSLGLEKVNPKCLYSKVKILGTLGCITGALAMSFFHVPETSQALVVPASLDKDMIIGCLCLIGAVFILSCNCILQAQAMMNFPAPMSLSAVSALIGAILTGIVQFIQEHRFSFDWPLVNFRILIGAALVGGIVGGGCTSFNTWTMKKRGPVFVSMFSPIGTVFSVVIACLTIGDSITIGSVFGMLLTFTGLYIVLWAKKNEDTIFMEKANGTTKASDPELPLLS from the exons ATGTTTCGTCTCTCCAGAGGCGAATTCCTGGAGGAATTCACCATTATAGCAGGTCTGGTAATCGTTCAAGGTGTCTATGGGTTCTATGCAGTGTTCACTAGCTATATCATGTCAATTGGCATaggttctctctttctcatcaTCTATGGAAGCTTTGCCACCTTCATCATCCTCCTTCCTTTGTCCATTTTCTTTGAAAG GGAgaattggccaaagaaattcactCTTAAGATAATAGTCCAATTGCTCTTGATTTCCTTAGGAGG GGTAATGTTCCAAGGTCTGATGCTGATGGGGATTAAGAGGACCTCTCCAACAGTTGCTGCTGCCATGCCCAACCTTGCTCCAGgcttcatcttcctcattgCCTGGTCACTCGG GTTAGAGAAAGTGAATCCCAAATGTCTCTATAGTAAAGTCAAGATTTTGGGAACACTTGGTTGCATCACTGGGGCCTTAGCCATGAGCTTCTTTCATGTTCCTGAGACTTCACAAGCACTGGTGGTACCTGCATCTCTAGATAAAGACATGATCATTGGTTGCTTGTGTCTCATTGGGgcagtttttattttatcctGTAATTGTATTTTACAG GCTCAAGCTATGATGAATTTTCCCGCACCCATGTCCTTGAGTGCTGTATCAGCCTTGATTGGTGCCATTCTTACAGGAATAGTGCAGTTTATTCAAGAACATAGGTTCTCATTTGATTGGCCACTAGTGAATTTTCGAATCCTTATTGGGGCTGCCTTAGTG GGGGGGATAGTGGGTGGAGGCTGCACAAGCTTCAATACATGGACAATGAAAAAAAGGGGACCCGTTTTTGTCTCCATGTTCAGTCCCATAGGAACTGTGTTCTCTGTCGTCATTGCTTGCCTCACCATAGGTGACTCCATCACCATAGGAAG CGTATTTGGAATGTTACTCACGTTCACTGGTCTCTATATTGTGCTATGGgctaagaagaatgaagataccattttcatggaaaaggcTAATGGGACAACAAAAGCTTCTGATCCTGAGTTGCCTCTTTTAAGTTAA
- the LOC122085803 gene encoding WAT1-related protein At5g47470-like isoform X2, whose protein sequence is MFRLSRGEFLEEFTIIAGLVIVQGVYGFYAVFTSYIMSIGIGSLFLIIYGSFATFIILLPLSIFFERVMFQGLMLMGIKRTSPTVAAAMPNLAPGFIFLIAWSLGLEKVNPKCLYSKVKILGTLGCITGALAMSFFHVPETSQALVVPASLDKDMIIGCLCLIGAVFILSCNCILQAQAMMNFPAPMSLSAVSALIGAILTGIVQFIQEHRFSFDWPLVNFRILIGAALVGGIVGGGCTSFNTWTMKKRGPVFVSMFSPIGTVFSVVIACLTIGDSITIGSVFGMLLTFTGLYIVLWAKKNEDTIFMEKANGTTKASDPELPLLS, encoded by the exons ATGTTTCGTCTCTCCAGAGGCGAATTCCTGGAGGAATTCACCATTATAGCAGGTCTGGTAATCGTTCAAGGTGTCTATGGGTTCTATGCAGTGTTCACTAGCTATATCATGTCAATTGGCATaggttctctctttctcatcaTCTATGGAAGCTTTGCCACCTTCATCATCCTCCTTCCTTTGTCCATTTTCTTTGAAAG GGTAATGTTCCAAGGTCTGATGCTGATGGGGATTAAGAGGACCTCTCCAACAGTTGCTGCTGCCATGCCCAACCTTGCTCCAGgcttcatcttcctcattgCCTGGTCACTCGG GTTAGAGAAAGTGAATCCCAAATGTCTCTATAGTAAAGTCAAGATTTTGGGAACACTTGGTTGCATCACTGGGGCCTTAGCCATGAGCTTCTTTCATGTTCCTGAGACTTCACAAGCACTGGTGGTACCTGCATCTCTAGATAAAGACATGATCATTGGTTGCTTGTGTCTCATTGGGgcagtttttattttatcctGTAATTGTATTTTACAG GCTCAAGCTATGATGAATTTTCCCGCACCCATGTCCTTGAGTGCTGTATCAGCCTTGATTGGTGCCATTCTTACAGGAATAGTGCAGTTTATTCAAGAACATAGGTTCTCATTTGATTGGCCACTAGTGAATTTTCGAATCCTTATTGGGGCTGCCTTAGTG GGGGGGATAGTGGGTGGAGGCTGCACAAGCTTCAATACATGGACAATGAAAAAAAGGGGACCCGTTTTTGTCTCCATGTTCAGTCCCATAGGAACTGTGTTCTCTGTCGTCATTGCTTGCCTCACCATAGGTGACTCCATCACCATAGGAAG CGTATTTGGAATGTTACTCACGTTCACTGGTCTCTATATTGTGCTATGGgctaagaagaatgaagataccattttcatggaaaaggcTAATGGGACAACAAAAGCTTCTGATCCTGAGTTGCCTCTTTTAAGTTAA